One Turneriella parva DSM 21527 genomic region harbors:
- a CDS encoding methyl-accepting chemotaxis protein, with the protein MMRSLLSNLRVRTKMSIAASLLLLPLIFLSLQFFLKTAEDIHSTRLEVAGIHFSAPLFRLTSAVQQRRLAVARSAGGESSEFKTATDALRKAADDTEATQAREKKRIDLEIVWTDLRTKLNYLADTNLKADRVRHVMLHTETIQAIAVFQSLVAEKSQLDLEPEAAGFYLNQLSLHIVTPLIESLQLSRTTTNLPVALREANRSNILFHADQLERNRWRIQNYLSEKKSAYEKRFDEALKLLDDLRVAFSRAATAEKTEAISADAVAAANALFTTATDDLQAQLESRASTLRIKQLTVLFLAAIGALLSGLVGWFIMKQISRSLDEAMQISERLASGNLEFEINANTHDEIGAFMNSLQIMAERLRGVLRQVHQGASEIALAAQQVSSTAEMLNNGAMDQAAHVEETGAALGEMVNLIQSNAKNAVETDNTANMAVKNTQMGTENVLRAVESMKVISERIQIVQEIAAQTNLLALNATIEAARAGEHGRGFAVVATEVGKLAETSGQAAKQIQALLRDSSAVSENAASSLSLITESMQNTAQKVLAIRHASEEQNQAAQQISETMGRLNQTTEQTASAAEELAATAEEMSSQTATLIEGLKFFSFANEGAAVSHGYSAVNTFKQAIAKKTARTAPGANSSVGSEPMVIHSGSYEKF; encoded by the coding sequence GATGAGGTCTTTACTCTCAAACCTGCGGGTGCGTACAAAAATGTCGATTGCCGCATCACTTTTGCTGTTGCCGCTTATTTTTCTTTCCCTGCAGTTCTTTCTTAAGACCGCGGAAGATATACACTCGACACGTCTCGAAGTTGCGGGCATTCATTTCTCTGCACCGCTGTTTCGCCTGACTTCAGCCGTGCAGCAACGGCGCCTTGCCGTGGCGCGTTCTGCCGGCGGTGAAAGTTCTGAATTCAAAACAGCCACCGATGCCCTGCGCAAAGCTGCCGATGACACCGAAGCCACGCAGGCACGCGAGAAGAAACGCATTGATCTCGAAATCGTCTGGACTGATCTGCGCACAAAGCTCAATTATCTGGCTGACACAAACCTTAAGGCCGACCGGGTGCGCCATGTGATGCTGCATACTGAGACAATTCAGGCGATCGCGGTCTTTCAATCGCTTGTCGCAGAAAAGTCACAGCTTGACCTTGAACCTGAGGCTGCTGGTTTTTATCTGAATCAGCTCTCGCTGCATATCGTTACGCCGTTGATCGAATCTTTGCAGTTGTCGCGCACCACCACGAACCTACCTGTTGCGTTACGCGAGGCGAACCGGAGCAATATCTTGTTTCACGCCGATCAGCTCGAAAGAAATCGCTGGCGTATTCAGAACTATCTGTCTGAGAAAAAATCGGCGTACGAAAAGCGCTTCGATGAAGCACTGAAACTGCTTGATGACCTGCGTGTCGCATTTTCCCGAGCGGCAACTGCCGAGAAGACAGAGGCGATATCAGCAGACGCTGTCGCTGCAGCCAATGCCCTTTTCACCACAGCTACCGATGATTTGCAGGCCCAACTCGAATCACGTGCCTCGACGCTAAGAATTAAACAACTCACCGTGCTTTTTCTCGCTGCGATCGGGGCGTTGCTTTCGGGGCTGGTTGGTTGGTTCATAATGAAACAGATATCCCGCTCACTCGATGAAGCGATGCAGATATCAGAGCGCCTGGCCTCGGGCAATCTCGAGTTTGAAATCAACGCCAATACACACGACGAGATAGGCGCATTCATGAACTCATTGCAGATCATGGCAGAAAGGCTGCGGGGTGTGCTGCGGCAGGTGCACCAGGGTGCATCAGAGATCGCGCTTGCGGCGCAGCAGGTTTCGAGTACCGCCGAAATGCTCAACAACGGGGCAATGGATCAGGCTGCCCATGTCGAAGAGACCGGCGCGGCTCTCGGTGAAATGGTGAATCTGATTCAAAGCAATGCCAAAAACGCCGTTGAAACGGACAATACCGCCAACATGGCCGTCAAAAATACGCAGATGGGCACAGAGAACGTCTTGCGTGCGGTCGAATCGATGAAAGTCATCTCTGAACGTATTCAGATTGTACAAGAAATCGCCGCACAGACAAACCTGCTCGCCCTCAACGCAACCATAGAAGCCGCGCGCGCCGGCGAACACGGCCGCGGGTTTGCCGTTGTGGCAACAGAAGTTGGCAAGCTCGCTGAAACGAGCGGGCAGGCCGCGAAACAGATACAGGCGCTCTTGCGTGATAGCTCCGCAGTTTCTGAAAATGCTGCATCGTCGCTTTCGCTCATCACAGAAAGTATGCAGAACACCGCGCAGAAAGTTCTGGCGATACGCCATGCCTCTGAAGAGCAAAATCAGGCGGCGCAGCAGATCAGCGAAACTATGGGGCGCCTCAACCAGACGACTGAGCAGACCGCTTCGGCCGCCGAAGAACTCGCGGCGACGGCAGAAGAGATGAGTTCGCAAACTGCTACTCTTATCGAAGGCTTGAAGTTTTTCAGCTTTGCGAATGAAGGCGCTGCTGTATCGCACGGCTATTCGGCCGTGAACACATTCAAGCAGGCGATCGCCAAAAAGACCGCCCGAACGGCGCCCGGCGCCAACAGTTCAGTCGGCAGCGAGCCGATGGTCATTCACTCAGGCTCGTATGAGAAATTCTGA